tcaagtagccttctgctaaaccttctaatagagatactgtgcgccggcggcttagttttgcttttgtgagatggcAATTgggagttttttaaaaaaaatcttcagtaagggctaagAGGCGAGCACCTTTTccgcccttttctgcctgctcaaggaggtctctgatgattccccaataactaaaaaaggactcatggacatctcctccttgttttattaaactattgattttttttttttgcctactttattctaagtttcagaaccatttaataccagccatggacatctcttgtccacaaaacaaaaatatattattaaattcccctttttttaaaactcttatccctctctccttaagagaaccctttatctcttcactaaatgccccatggttaatgggacaacaactgaatgcctaggcttacctcccgacatccgtactcgacactcgagtgaagtgtccgtggactgtcccactgttgcgcggtacctctttaatccttaatccgttgtccggagggcagtcgtacctcgtgctccatgtcgggcgccacttgacccgtccagcaggtccagttattcgaggatctcgaggggacctcctcctaataaccaaatgggggtagagagagacgagggtcttgtacgaataacgacacggaaaccgttctgaagttgtatcaagaccccaatgtattgagaaaggtccaaggtttaaatgcacaagcaaagggggaagtacagatacttatcagtgggaggggtagggcaatacaagcaaaaggagaagtacttatgggagggggggcaatagaaattctttcttttgacagctacaccgggaagcaggaacttggtggtgtcagggtgtggtcaggagagcagtgatgacccagggctggaacatcccgtagttctcggaatccatgtgtccgtggcccgcttttgaccctcttttcttcttggggggagaggcccaattcagagatcaggacaatagcgttgccatAATGGCTCCCAACAATATTACTGAAAGTTTCTAGCATCTATTTGCAATAAACTTCTTAAGAAATCTATGAATGTGTATTCACTTTAAAGAACTTTGTATGCACCTGCTTGCATAGATTGGTATTTATGTGACAGAAAAAATATTTCATGGAAAAAGATTGAATAGAGTAATACAGTAAATTAAGTTTTCACAGTCTGACTTATAGTTACCATAGCCATGTTGTTCATTTCTTACTCTTCTGAAGATGATGTTAGCCAACACACTATTGCAGAGGTGAAGATGTCACCTCATGCTCTTAAATTAAATATAGGGTGGGAAAAATTGATTCATTAAAAGTTAAGATGGGATGAATGTATCCAAGTGTTTTGCATTCTAAAAACCTAAAATCAAAGCTGTAAACATCATCCTGACCTCAATACAATCTTTGTGAATGCACTTTTCACATCCTTGTTCCTCAGGCTATAGACCAGAGGGTTCAGCATAGGGATGATCATGGTGTAGAACACAGATGCAATTTTGTCAGTGTCCATGGAGTGATGGGAGCTGGGCTGTAAGTACATGAATATGATCGTCCCATAGAAAATGAAGACAGCTGTTAAGTGTGAGGCACATGTGGAGATAGCTTTACAATATCCTGAAGCTGAATGCATCTTTAGTATGTTGGTAAAAATGAACATGTAGGATATTAAGATGAGTATAAGGGCAAAAAATACATTGAAGCTGGCTAAATAAACAAGAATCAGTTCGTTAACATGTCTATCAGAGCAAGAGGTAGTCATGATTGCCAAAACATCACAGAAAAAATGATGAACCACATTAGACTCACAGAAGGAGAGACTTAATGCATCCATAGTATAGATGGAAGCATTCAGCAAACCACAGATATAACAGCCAATGACTAAAGATGCACACACACGTTTTGTCATGGTGGTGGCATAATGTAGGGGCTTACACACTGCTGCATAGCGATCATAGGCCATGGAGACTAAAAGGTAGTTTTCCACATTGGCAAAGTTTGCAAAAAAGAACATCTGAGAGGCACAAGCATTGTAGGACATGATCTTGTCTCCTGTGAGGATTCCAGCTATGACCTTTGGAGTGATTGTTGAAGAGTAACAGAAGTCCACTAAGGACAGGTTACTTAAGAAAATGTACATGGGCGTGTGGAGCCGAGAGTCTAAGAGAATCAATAGGATCAGTCCCAGGTTTCCTACAAAGGTAACAGTATAGATGAGGAGGAAGGTGATGAAGAGGGGAAGCTGCAGTTGTGAGTCATTGGTGAGTCCAACCAGGATGAACCATGTCACTTCTGTTCTGTTCTCCATTAATGATGTCAGTTAATCAACAGAAGGCCttaaagaattttaaagcaaAATGAGTACAATAAGGAGCTAGAGAGGTGGTTTAGTGGTTATAGCTCTGGCTTTCTATTCCAATGGacccagcaccctcatggcagGTCATAACTGTCTGTATTCCAGTACCATGGGATCTGTCTGACATCTTTgttatagacatacatgtaggcaaatcaCCTCCACAcatagaattaatttttaaaaatgtttaaggaTGGGGTAACGATGGAATTGGAATCTGTGAGATTCCAATTGACTTTCTACCAAAAATGGAAATGATATATATTTGTTAGCCACATGTATACAGTTTAGTAACTGTAAAAATGGTTTCTTTTAGTGTGCCTATATACTTGTTCCATTTTTCTGGGCTGTGTAAAACTAACACTACTGTTCTTACCTACCATAAATAATATAGAAACAGTCTGTTTTCTGACAATATATAATGAATTTGATAAATTGTTACCTCCAAGGAACTTGTCAAGTACAAGAGATATAaattttctgcatttttaaatAACACAACTAAACCTTTAACCCATTGCGAGGTATGcatctaaaataatttaattataatgaataatttttctttcatttaaccaCAGTAAACTGAGTGGCAGTCTATGTGAAAAGCTCTTTTTGGTCcctatataatttttttcattaaatattaattGAGCACTTAATCCCTAACCTAACCATAAAATGTCTCTTCTGAGGACTAGAAGGTTATGAATGAAATAATGAGCTCTGATTTGCGTTTTAACATTTTCCACACAAATTCTCATGCTTTTAATACGGCATTTCTAGATACATTGATAAGGATATATCCAGAAGCATGAAGGTATGCTAGGTCAAAGAAGGTTTTAACATGAATCATTATTGTTCAACACTGTAATTACTATTTTTGTTAAGCTTGCAATTATGTTGGAAGAATGTTCAACCTCAGATTCAATTTGGATTAAAGatatatcctttaaaatataGAGAGTTCAAATTCTTAGAAGACATATATATTTGATCATCCACTATGTATCCAGAAAGCACCTAGCATCTCTAAGCACTATTTTGCCATTTGCTCTTGAAGACATTAATGAGGTATAACTTGTGATATTATTGCAAAAGTAAAAGAGCATACCAAAGACAAAATAATGTGTTAACATACAGGGTGTTAACATGACTTAATGCACGTTAGCGATCATGATGTTATTGTTGTGTAATAATAGCATAGAAGGCTTTTGTTCTGGGTAAGTTTAAGTCCTGAAAGTTATTTCTCTAAATGCCCTTTGTGTATTTGGGCCACTGGTATTGCCTGTACCTTTTCATGATCATCGGTTTGTTTTCACTAGAAGACTATGGATGCTGGTAATGGCATTTCACACGGACCACCCTTTTCAAAAGTTTCATTATTGTAATCCTTAATTTTAGATAAAACGTTccacttttcttatttttagttttatttttctcagaatATCAACCAACAGTGAAAACCCAATATAGCCCAAGATATATatcctcatatatatatatatagttctcACAGCCAATTTTCTTGTTTGGCTTAGCATATTTGGAAGTATATCTACCCTAAATAACTATTATCTGCAATCATCATTGGGTTGAGCTTTTGCTCACTTTGATTATGTAATATACTTTAGGCTTTTAAATGGCCAATCTTATATATTAACTTTCACCACTGGCTACATTATTTACaagtggaatgtgtgtgtgtgtgtgtgtgtgtgtgtgtgtgtgtgtgtgtgtgtgtgtgtgtgtgaagtagaaagaaagtaatttttcttaCTTTACTCGTAGGAAAATGTAGGATCTAAGAAATTACACAAAAATCTCAATTTTAGAAAATACATGAGAAACCCTTAGGTACAAGACTTAAAGATCTCATTCAACAAACCTGACCAGAAGGTATAAGTTTTTAAATGTAGCTGGGACAGTATTCACTGATGTATAAGCATTTATCAGTATACAGAAAGATAAGTTTTATCTTTTTGGTCTGCATCTTTCCTGATTGCTTCTTCTGTCTCCAATTGAATGAAGCATAAACCGAACAACATAAAGTTACATCAACcaaattatattttctatttttttctgagaggatttttaaaaatatttgaatcaTCAAAATTTCTGCAG
This genomic stretch from Mus musculus strain C57BL/6J chromosome 19, GRCm38.p6 C57BL/6J harbors:
- the Olfr1459 gene encoding olfactory receptor 1459 — translated: MENRTEVTWFILVGLTNDSQLQLPLFITFLLIYTVTFVGNLGLILLILLDSRLHTPMYIFLSNLSLVDFCYSSTITPKVIAGILTGDKIMSYNACASQMFFFANFANVENYLLVSMAYDRYAAVCKPLHYATTMTKRVCASLVIGCYICGLLNASIYTMDALSLSFCESNVVHHFFCDVLAIMTTSCSDRHVNELILVYLASFNVFFALILILISYMFIFTNILKMHSASGYCKAISTCASHLTAVFIFYGTIIFMYLQPSSHHSMDTDKIASVFYTMIIPMLNPLVYSLRNKDVKSAFTKIVLRSG